The following proteins are co-located in the Gavia stellata isolate bGavSte3 chromosome 18, bGavSte3.hap2, whole genome shotgun sequence genome:
- the TEX47 gene encoding LOW QUALITY PROTEIN: testis-expressed protein 47 (The sequence of the model RefSeq protein was modified relative to this genomic sequence to represent the inferred CDS: deleted 2 bases in 1 codon; substituted 1 base at 1 genomic stop codon), whose translation MSRRDSRGSSAFMFFLNSKSTSCESVVCGSREHRTDHTTLTCWNHRXKPFDKLPVFLLKQGYHRGLFENALEDHSREQVSGLLLLYSSCICHVLESCSSTIHLIIQDLASLQSQGHRMEFTLFPRSALLQEIKVLVVAHNIPTRLFPDWYVAVATSPVTCPQGSMQSRSTAEVVAECLTLLLELAARVQSFEDDSEDTNDGVHTLAPEVLIPAETINYLHNAEECASPEEFLRIYLSPSQPALDSETVWPVPSHFSA comes from the exons ATGTCAAGAAGAGATTCTCGTGGCAGCAGtgctttcatgttttttctgaatAGTAAAAGCACGAGCTGTGAATCTGTTGTCTGTGGCAGC AGAGAACACAGAACAGACCACACAACACTAACTTGCTGGAACCATCGCTAGAAACCGTTTGACAAACTgccagtttttcttttgaaacaagGTTATCACAGAGGATTGTTTGAAAATGCATTAGAAGACCACTCAAGAGAACAAGTCTCAGGTCTGCTACTTCTCTATTCCAGCTGTATTTGTCACGTACTAGAG TCTTGCAGTAGCACAATCCATCTCATCATCCAAGATTTGGCTTCTCTCCAAAGTCAAGGCCATAG GATGGAATTCACTCTCTTTCCACGCAGTGCTTTACTCCAGGAAATTAAAGTTTTAGTGGTGGCACATAACATCCCCACCAGACTGTTCCCAGACTGGTATGTGGCAGTAGCAACATCTCCCGTGACATGTCCACAAGGCTCGATGCAATCACGGTCTACGGCAGAGGTGGTCGCAGAGTGCCTTACCCTCCTGCTTGAACTGGCAGCACGTGTTCAAAGTTTTGAG GATGACAGCGAGGATACGAATGATGGTGTACACACACTTGCACCCGAGGTGCTAATCCCGGCAGAGACAATTAACTATTTGCATAATGCCGAAGAATGTGCAAGTCCAGAAGAATTTCTGAGAATTTATTTAAGTCCTTCACAGCCTGCCCTGGATTCAG AAACGGTATGGCCTGTTCCATCTCATTTCTCTGCATGA
- the SLC5A11 gene encoding sodium/myo-inositol cotransporter 2 isoform X2 gives METTSSTPSSVTPPWDVFPQKTLDSIDIAVLVLYFVFVLAVGLWSMWKTQRSTVKGYFLAGGQMVWWPVGASLFASNVGSGHFIGLAGSGAASGIAATAYEWNGMFCVLVLAWLFLPIYIAAGVTTMPEYLQKRFGGKRIQMFLAILYLFIYIFTKISVDMYAGALFIQQALHWDLYIAVVGLLAITAVYTVAGGLAAVIYTDALQTLIMLIGAVTLMVFSFVEVGGLEGLQTKYFDAIPSTRKENSSCGLPREDAFHIFRDPLNSDLPWPGVLVGMTIPSLWYWCTDQVIVQRSLAAKNLSHAKGGSLMTSYLKILPLFMMVMPGMISRILFPDLVACADAEICRKICGNPSGCSDIAYPKLVIELLPVGLRGLMMSVMIAALMSSLTSIFNSASTIFTMDLWKHFRPRCSEWELMIVGRVFVLLLTVVSILWIPLVQAGQGGQLFIYIQSISSYLQPPVAMVFILGCFWKRANEKGAFWGLVIGLLLGVVRLVLDFIYPEPQCGETDLRPGVVKYMHYLYFSMVLAAISTLTVLVVSMLTEPPSEEMISRLTWFTRGDLPVKKDLAVSPSPDAAKGVCEAERPALQIDISIASENSSNDNKCTTNAKGNSKLLTTFLWLCGMERRQENAENVAPTKPEPLPVASLEEKPLVKHVLNINLLLCVCAGLFLWAYFA, from the exons ATGGAGACCACCAGCAGCACTCCATCCTCTGTGACCCCCCCGTGGGATGTGTTTCCCCAGAAGACGCTGGACTCCATAGACATTGCTGTTCTTGTGCTGTACTTCGTATTTGTCCTCGCGGTTGGGCTGTGG tCCATGTGGAAGACGCAGCGCAGCACTGTCAAAGGCTACTTTCTAGCTGGAGGGCAGATGGTTTGGTGGCCT GTGGGCGCATCCCTCTTTGCCAGCAACGTTGGAAGTGGCCACTTCATCGGCCTGGCTGGGTCAGGAGCCGCTTCGGGAATTGCCGCAACAGCCTACGAGTGGAAC GggatgttttgtgttttggtgcTGGCCTGGTTGTTCCTTCCAATTTACATAGCAGCAGGA GTTACTACCATGCCGGAGTACTTACAGAAACGTTTTGGAGGCAAAAGAATTCAGATGTTCCTGGCGATTCTCTACTTGTTCATCTATATCTTCACCAAAATATCA GTTGATATGTACGCCGGGGCCCTCTTCATTCAGCAAGCCTTACACTGGGACCTCTATATCGCTGTGGTAGGCTTGCTGGCCATCACAGCCGTTTACACCGTTGCGG GTGGCCTGGCAGCTGTGATATACACAGACGCTCTGCAAACTCTCATCATGCTGATCGGGGCTGTGACTCTCATGGTCTTCA GCTTTGTTGAAGTTGGTGGTCTTGAAGGTTTGCAGACAAAATACTTTGATGCCATTCCCAGCACCCGCAAGGAAAACAGTAGCTGTGGCTTGCCAAGAGAAGatgcttttcacattttccGAGACCCTCTTAACTCTGACCTTCCCTGGCCGGGAGTTTTGGTGGGAATGACCATCCCATCCCTGTGGTACTGGTGTACAGATCAG GTCATCGTTCAGAGGTCCCTTGCTGCTAAAAACCTCTCTCACGCCAAAGGAGGCTCCTTGATGACCTCCTACTTGAAAATTTTGCCCCTCTTTATGATGGTAATGCCTGGCATGATCAGCCGGATTCTATTCCCAG ATCTGGTGGCTTGTGCAGATGCAGAAATTTGCCGAAAAATCTGTGGCAACCCGTCTGGCTGTTCTGATATTGCTTATCCTAAGCTGGTCATAGAACTTCTGCCTGTAG GACTCAGGGGCCTGATGATGTCAGTGATGATAGCAGCTCTCATGTCCTCCCTGACTTCCATCTTTAATAGTGCCAGCACCATTTTCACCATGGACCTCTGGAAACATTTCCGTCCTCGTTGCTCCGAGTGGGAACTCATGATCGTTGGCAG GGTCTTTGTGCTGCTACTCACTGTGGTCTCCATCCTGTGGATCCCACTGGTGCAGGCTGGCCAGGGAGGGCAGCTCTTTATTTACATCCAGTCGATCAGCTCCTACCTGCAGCCCCCCGTGGCAATGGTGTTTATACTGGGCTGCTTCTGgaaaagagcaaatgaaaag GGCGCATTCTGGGGCCTGGTGATCGGGCTGCTGCTGGGCGTCGTTCGGCTGGTGCTGGACTTCATCTACCCAGAGCCCCAGTGCGGCGAGACCGACCTCCGACCAGGCGTGGTGAAGTACATGCACTATCTCTACTTCTCCATGGTCCTGGCCGCGATCTCCACGCTCACGGTGCTGGTCGTGAGCATGCTGACAGAACCCCCCTCGGAAGAAATG ATAAGTCGGCTTACCTGGTTCACACGTGGGGATCTACCAGTCAAGAAAGACCTAGCAGTCAGCCCTTCCCCTGATGCTGCAAAAGGAGTGTGTGAAGCTGAGCGTCCAGCTCTCCAGATTGATATAAGCATTGCTTCTGAAAATAGTTCAAATGATAATAAAT GTACGACTAACGCCAAAGGGAACTCGAAGCTGCTGACCACCTTTCTGTGGCTCTGCGGGATGGAGCGCAGACAGGAAAACGCCGAGAACGTGGCACCAACTAAACCCGAGCCACTTCCCGTGGCTTCCCTGGAGGAGAAACCGCTGGTGAAACACGTCCTGAACATCAACTTGCTATTATGTGTATGTGCCGGGCTCTTTCTCTGGGCCTACTTCGCATAG
- the SLC5A11 gene encoding sodium/myo-inositol cotransporter 2 isoform X1 translates to METTSSTPSSVTPPWDVFPQKTLDSIDIAVLVLYFVFVLAVGLWSMWKTQRSTVKGYFLAGGQMVWWPVGASLFASNVGSGHFIGLAGSGAASGIAATAYEWNGMFCVLVLAWLFLPIYIAAGVTTMPEYLQKRFGGKRIQMFLAILYLFIYIFTKISVDMYAGALFIQQALHWDLYIAVVGLLAITAVYTVAGGLAAVIYTDALQTLIMLIGAVTLMVFSFVEVGGLEGLQTKYFDAIPSTRKENSSCGLPREDAFHIFRDPLNSDLPWPGVLVGMTIPSLWYWCTDQVIVQRSLAAKNLSHAKGGSLMTSYLKILPLFMMVMPGMISRILFPDLVACADAEICRKICGNPSGCSDIAYPKLVIELLPVGLRGLMMSVMIAALMSSLTSIFNSASTIFTMDLWKHFRPRCSEWELMIVGRVFVLLLTVVSILWIPLVQAGQGGQLFIYIQSISSYLQPPVAMVFILGCFWKRANEKGAFWGLVIGLLLGVVRLVLDFIYPEPQCGETDLRPGVVKYMHYLYFSMVLAAISTLTVLVVSMLTEPPSEEMVRHPFRFLSLFVNGFQDTPRYIHGNNVGINNLEMEVSIHSLFMITLAITCNSNPSSAPAPCCHLRFWSHKSRVPPWKLGNSRCCKELFLSFKHVCLIYDKLAFSLYFPRNSSFWVIFINSLTNLVRNHFYSQKREIKGREHTSSGTGLCQFDYFQ, encoded by the exons ATGGAGACCACCAGCAGCACTCCATCCTCTGTGACCCCCCCGTGGGATGTGTTTCCCCAGAAGACGCTGGACTCCATAGACATTGCTGTTCTTGTGCTGTACTTCGTATTTGTCCTCGCGGTTGGGCTGTGG tCCATGTGGAAGACGCAGCGCAGCACTGTCAAAGGCTACTTTCTAGCTGGAGGGCAGATGGTTTGGTGGCCT GTGGGCGCATCCCTCTTTGCCAGCAACGTTGGAAGTGGCCACTTCATCGGCCTGGCTGGGTCAGGAGCCGCTTCGGGAATTGCCGCAACAGCCTACGAGTGGAAC GggatgttttgtgttttggtgcTGGCCTGGTTGTTCCTTCCAATTTACATAGCAGCAGGA GTTACTACCATGCCGGAGTACTTACAGAAACGTTTTGGAGGCAAAAGAATTCAGATGTTCCTGGCGATTCTCTACTTGTTCATCTATATCTTCACCAAAATATCA GTTGATATGTACGCCGGGGCCCTCTTCATTCAGCAAGCCTTACACTGGGACCTCTATATCGCTGTGGTAGGCTTGCTGGCCATCACAGCCGTTTACACCGTTGCGG GTGGCCTGGCAGCTGTGATATACACAGACGCTCTGCAAACTCTCATCATGCTGATCGGGGCTGTGACTCTCATGGTCTTCA GCTTTGTTGAAGTTGGTGGTCTTGAAGGTTTGCAGACAAAATACTTTGATGCCATTCCCAGCACCCGCAAGGAAAACAGTAGCTGTGGCTTGCCAAGAGAAGatgcttttcacattttccGAGACCCTCTTAACTCTGACCTTCCCTGGCCGGGAGTTTTGGTGGGAATGACCATCCCATCCCTGTGGTACTGGTGTACAGATCAG GTCATCGTTCAGAGGTCCCTTGCTGCTAAAAACCTCTCTCACGCCAAAGGAGGCTCCTTGATGACCTCCTACTTGAAAATTTTGCCCCTCTTTATGATGGTAATGCCTGGCATGATCAGCCGGATTCTATTCCCAG ATCTGGTGGCTTGTGCAGATGCAGAAATTTGCCGAAAAATCTGTGGCAACCCGTCTGGCTGTTCTGATATTGCTTATCCTAAGCTGGTCATAGAACTTCTGCCTGTAG GACTCAGGGGCCTGATGATGTCAGTGATGATAGCAGCTCTCATGTCCTCCCTGACTTCCATCTTTAATAGTGCCAGCACCATTTTCACCATGGACCTCTGGAAACATTTCCGTCCTCGTTGCTCCGAGTGGGAACTCATGATCGTTGGCAG GGTCTTTGTGCTGCTACTCACTGTGGTCTCCATCCTGTGGATCCCACTGGTGCAGGCTGGCCAGGGAGGGCAGCTCTTTATTTACATCCAGTCGATCAGCTCCTACCTGCAGCCCCCCGTGGCAATGGTGTTTATACTGGGCTGCTTCTGgaaaagagcaaatgaaaag GGCGCATTCTGGGGCCTGGTGATCGGGCTGCTGCTGGGCGTCGTTCGGCTGGTGCTGGACTTCATCTACCCAGAGCCCCAGTGCGGCGAGACCGACCTCCGACCAGGCGTGGTGAAGTACATGCACTATCTCTACTTCTCCATGGTCCTGGCCGCGATCTCCACGCTCACGGTGCTGGTCGTGAGCATGCTGACAGAACCCCCCTCGGAAGAAATGGTGCGTCACCCCTTCAGATTTCTTTCGTTATTTGTAAATGGTTTCCAGGATACCCCACGCTACATCCATGGGAATAATGTGGGGATAAATAATCTGGAAATGGAAGTTTCCATTCATTCTTTATTTATGATCACACTTGCAATAACCTGTAACAGCAATCCCTCCTCGGCTCCAGCACCCTGCTGCCATTTAAGATTTTGGTCCCACAAATCCAGAGTCCCACCCTGGAAACTGGGCAACAGTAGATGCTGCAAAGAGCTGTTCTTAAGTTTCAAACATGTGTGTTTAATCTATGACAAATTAGCTTTTTCCCTCTATTTTCCAAGAAATTCCAGCTTCTGGGTCATCTTTATCAACTCTCTTACTAACTTAGTGAGGAACCATTTTTACTCgcagaaaagagaaatcaagGGCAGAGAGCACACTTCCTCTGGAACAGGTTTGTGCCAGTTTGACTATTTTCAATAG